In one Pseudanabaenaceae cyanobacterium SKYG29 genomic region, the following are encoded:
- a CDS encoding F0F1 ATP synthase subunit gamma: MANLKSIRDRINSVKNTRKITEAMRLVAAAKVRRAQQQVIDARPFADRLAQVLYRLQTRLKLEDVDLPLLRTRQVKTVGLLVISGDRGLCGAYNANIIRYAENRAKELQEKGLSYQFIIIGRKALQYFSRRQQPILASYTNLPQIPSATESAKIATEFTDNFLAGKLDRVELLYSRFVSLISSRPVTQTLLPLEPQGLEPKDDEIFRLVIRGGKFGVEREVLETTVREIPRDMIFEQDAVQLLNALLPLYVNNQLLRALREAAASELAARMTAMSNASDNAAELARVLTLSYNKARQAAITQEIIEVVSGAAPVSS, translated from the coding sequence ATGGCAAATCTCAAGAGTATTCGCGACCGCATCAACAGTGTCAAAAACACCCGCAAAATCACTGAAGCCATGCGCCTAGTGGCAGCAGCAAAAGTGCGGCGTGCCCAACAACAGGTGATCGATGCTAGACCCTTTGCCGATCGCTTAGCCCAGGTTCTCTACCGGTTACAGACCCGCCTCAAGCTAGAAGATGTGGACTTACCCCTACTGCGGACACGGCAAGTGAAAACCGTAGGGTTATTAGTAATTTCGGGGGATCGGGGTCTCTGTGGCGCTTATAACGCCAATATCATTCGCTATGCGGAAAACCGCGCCAAGGAACTGCAGGAAAAAGGTTTGAGCTATCAATTTATTATTATTGGCAGAAAAGCCCTACAGTACTTCAGCCGTCGCCAGCAACCCATTCTAGCCTCCTACACTAATTTGCCCCAAATCCCCAGCGCCACTGAATCTGCCAAGATTGCCACTGAATTTACCGATAACTTTTTGGCAGGTAAACTCGATCGGGTGGAGTTGCTCTACAGTCGCTTCGTATCTTTGATCAGTTCCAGACCCGTCACCCAAACCCTCTTACCCCTGGAACCCCAAGGTCTTGAACCCAAGGATGATGAAATCTTTCGTTTAGTCATTAGGGGCGGTAAGTTTGGTGTAGAGCGAGAAGTCCTGGAGACCACCGTTAGAGAAATTCCCCGCGATATGATTTTTGAGCAGGATGCCGTACAACTGTTGAATGCTCTGCTACCCCTTTATGTCAACAACCAACTGCTGCGCGCGTTACGGGAAGCGGCTGCTAGTGAACTTGCGGCGCGGATGACTGCCATGAGCAACGCCAGTGACAACGCGGCGGAACTTGCCCGTGTACTGACCCTGAGCTACAACAAAGCCCGCCAAGCTGCCATCACCCAGGAAATTATTGAAGTGGTATCTGGTGCCGCTCCCGTCTCCTCCTGA